Proteins from a genomic interval of Candidatus Borkfalkia ceftriaxoniphila:
- the hsdR gene encoding EcoAI/FtnUII family type I restriction enzme subunit R — protein MGIIDKKQMTEEDIKLNFITPAILAKGWLDKITMETKVNFTDGKVNLRGNKVSREAPKKADYILYYNKNNPLAVVEAKDNNHSVSFGMQQAMLYAQMLDVKFAYSSNGDAFQEFDFITGVEREIALDEFPSPEELFARYQKEINDGQGLSEAERTLINQPYYTSQSTYPPRYYQQVAVNRTMDAIAKNQNRILLVMATGTGKTYTAFQIVYRLLQSGIKQKILYLADRNNLVDQTISGDFKPLEKVIHKINFAKDNRTTITSHQVYFSLYQQLVGNKTTEEETDEETLAHYKQLFDKDFFDLIIVDECHRGSAKEESRWRKVLEYFSSATQIGMTATPKETAYISNIDYFGEPIYKYSLKEGIDDGFLAPFKVIRIITDIDDEWRPRKGQCDIYGYEIEDRIYNNSDYDYNIIIQDRIDMVANEITNYLKATDRMAKTIVFCATEDAAERMRVALRKLNADMCAENPDYIVRITGSDEYGKSKLKYFISASAKYPVIATTSKLLSTGADCKMVKLIVIDEMIGSMTEFKQIIGRGTRLRYEDGKTHFVIMDFRGVTRLFADPDWDGPIEQDEEFRHVDPKEPDGEPVIMPTPPVEPEHKYVVDSRGCKVTVSQRMVSVYDTDGKLLRQESIIDYTKANIYGTFSSLDNFILQWSAEEKKAKIQELFSEHGIDLEQVKANEGMSDVDDFDFICHIAFNQKPLTRRERAENVKKRNVFAKYGGEARAILEALLEKYADSGIYEIEDMDILKLDPFVKFGKPAKIAQLFGGREGYIRAVRELENEIYKAA, from the coding sequence ATGGGCATTATAGATAAAAAACAAATGACTGAAGAAGACATCAAATTGAATTTTATCACACCGGCGATTTTGGCAAAAGGCTGGCTGGATAAAATCACTATGGAAACTAAAGTCAATTTTACTGACGGTAAGGTAAATCTACGAGGAAATAAAGTCAGCCGCGAAGCTCCTAAAAAAGCCGACTACATACTCTACTATAACAAAAACAATCCGCTCGCCGTGGTTGAAGCAAAGGACAATAACCACAGCGTATCTTTCGGCATGCAACAGGCAATGCTCTATGCTCAAATGCTCGACGTCAAGTTCGCATATAGCTCTAACGGCGATGCATTCCAAGAATTTGATTTTATTACCGGCGTTGAACGCGAAATTGCGTTGGACGAGTTTCCCTCCCCAGAAGAATTGTTTGCGCGCTATCAAAAAGAAATAAACGATGGACAAGGATTATCGGAAGCGGAGCGCACTCTCATTAACCAACCGTATTATACCAGCCAAAGCACCTATCCCCCTAGATATTACCAGCAAGTTGCCGTAAATCGCACGATGGACGCGATAGCAAAAAACCAAAATCGCATTTTGCTTGTTATGGCAACGGGCACGGGTAAAACTTACACGGCATTTCAAATTGTATATCGGCTGCTACAGAGTGGCATAAAACAAAAGATACTTTATCTTGCCGACCGTAATAATCTTGTCGATCAGACAATAAGCGGAGATTTTAAGCCGCTTGAAAAAGTTATCCACAAAATCAATTTTGCGAAGGATAACCGCACCACAATTACTTCTCATCAGGTATATTTTTCTCTTTACCAACAACTTGTTGGGAATAAAACAACCGAAGAAGAAACGGACGAGGAAACGCTTGCTCACTATAAGCAACTATTCGACAAAGACTTTTTCGATTTAATTATTGTAGATGAGTGTCACCGCGGCAGCGCAAAAGAAGAAAGCCGTTGGCGTAAAGTGTTGGAATACTTTTCTTCCGCAACGCAAATTGGTATGACTGCCACGCCGAAGGAAACGGCGTATATTTCCAACATTGACTACTTTGGCGAACCGATTTATAAGTATAGTTTGAAAGAAGGCATTGACGACGGATTCCTTGCGCCATTCAAGGTCATACGCATAATAACCGATATCGACGATGAATGGCGTCCTCGGAAAGGCCAATGCGATATATATGGGTATGAAATCGAAGATCGTATCTACAATAACAGCGACTACGATTACAATATTATCATTCAAGATCGAATCGACATGGTCGCAAATGAGATTACAAATTATCTCAAAGCGACCGACAGAATGGCAAAGACGATTGTATTCTGCGCAACGGAAGACGCGGCGGAACGGATGCGTGTTGCTCTCCGAAAGTTGAACGCCGATATGTGCGCCGAAAATCCGGATTATATCGTGCGGATCACAGGTAGCGACGAGTATGGAAAGAGCAAGTTGAAATATTTTATTTCCGCATCTGCCAAATACCCGGTGATTGCCACTACTTCAAAGCTCCTTTCTACCGGCGCAGACTGCAAAATGGTAAAACTGATCGTCATTGACGAAATGATCGGTTCAATGACAGAATTTAAGCAAATTATCGGTCGCGGTACAAGATTACGCTATGAAGACGGGAAAACGCACTTTGTAATTATGGATTTCCGTGGCGTAACCAGATTGTTCGCCGATCCCGATTGGGATGGTCCGATTGAACAAGACGAAGAATTTCGCCACGTCGACCCCAAAGAACCTGACGGCGAACCGGTCATCATGCCTACACCCCCTGTAGAGCCTGAACACAAATATGTGGTTGATAGTCGAGGTTGTAAAGTAACGGTTTCGCAGCGAATGGTTTCCGTTTATGATACGGACGGAAAACTATTGCGGCAAGAAAGTATCATTGATTATACAAAGGCAAATATCTATGGAACATTCTCTTCTTTGGACAATTTTATTTTGCAATGGTCTGCAGAAGAGAAAAAGGCTAAAATTCAAGAATTGTTCAGCGAACACGGTATTGACCTGGAACAGGTCAAAGCGAATGAAGGTATGAGTGATGTTGATGACTTTGATTTCATCTGTCACATTGCCTTTAATCAAAAACCTTTGACGCGGCGGGAACGAGCCGAGAATGTTAAAAAACGTAACGTATTTGCAAAATACGGTGGCGAAGCACGGGCGATACTTGAAGCATTGCTGGAAAAATACGCAGATAGCGGTATCTATGAAATTGAGGATATGGATATTCTCAAACTCGATCCGTTTGTCAAGTTTGGCAAGCCCGCAAAAATCGCTCAACTCTTCGGAGGAAGAGAAGGTTATATACGGGCGGTAAGAGAACTCGAAAATGAAATTTATAAGGCGGCATAA
- a CDS encoding tetratricopeptide repeat protein has translation MENLIELRQKTKSLLRDRNPSIEDYNEALPLCKELWAHFSDTQEFWDAHQYANCSKKLGELDEAENVCSYIYKTYHNQNLPSYQKRPFSYILNLYTWVINDKYVKSIRKPDYPYEDIVLDKLFLLHEIIEFAEQDSQLPSFNYCALSVIRVLIKTNKSYNGKMLSIINLIDPEDLSSIPTQYTDHAGKERETASDKETYFQLKSDLLFRDKQYEDCILCCTTAIDEIENFHYDNNIWLERRVALALDNLGHIDDAIITLKKLIVISDKWFLLYELGKFYLRKNETNQALIFMLRAACTKDPEKMKVKLIESIGDIFTSIQVIDLAQENYNFARQIREENDWTVSQTLNNKISAMTPIRFVDIRKHWITILHNKVGVKHGRILKIFPGHRGGFIQADKPYYFQYKNFFGKSDLSKVGDNVDFVIVESFDKKKQQNTEEAIAIIPIRK, from the coding sequence ATGGAAAATTTAATTGAATTGCGACAAAAAACGAAGTCTCTTCTTCGTGATAGAAATCCTTCAATTGAAGATTACAATGAAGCTCTGCCTTTATGTAAGGAATTATGGGCACATTTTTCCGATACTCAGGAATTTTGGGACGCTCATCAATACGCAAATTGCTCAAAAAAGTTAGGAGAACTTGATGAGGCAGAAAATGTTTGCAGTTATATATATAAAACATATCACAATCAAAATCTACCCTCATATCAAAAGCGTCCTTTTTCCTACATATTAAATCTATACACATGGGTTATAAATGATAAATATGTCAAGTCCATAAGAAAACCTGATTATCCATATGAAGATATAGTCCTGGATAAATTATTTTTACTTCATGAAATTATTGAATTCGCAGAACAAGATAGTCAACTCCCTTCATTTAACTATTGCGCATTATCAGTGATAAGAGTTTTAATCAAAACAAACAAAAGTTATAATGGTAAAATGCTTTCTATTATCAATTTGATAGATCCTGAGGACTTGTCCTCTATTCCCACTCAATATACGGATCATGCAGGCAAAGAACGCGAAACGGCTTCAGATAAAGAAACCTATTTTCAGTTAAAATCGGATTTATTATTTCGTGATAAGCAATATGAAGATTGTATTTTATGTTGTACAACAGCAATTGATGAAATAGAAAATTTTCATTATGACAATAATATTTGGCTGGAACGCAGAGTTGCTTTAGCATTAGACAATCTAGGGCATATTGATGATGCTATAATAACATTAAAAAAACTAATTGTGATTAGTGATAAATGGTTTTTATTATATGAACTTGGAAAATTCTATTTAAGAAAAAATGAAACAAATCAGGCGCTAATTTTTATGTTGCGCGCTGCCTGCACAAAAGATCCTGAAAAAATGAAAGTAAAGTTGATCGAATCTATTGGCGATATTTTTACTAGCATACAGGTAATAGATTTAGCTCAAGAAAATTATAATTTTGCCAGACAAATACGAGAAGAAAACGATTGGACCGTAAGCCAAACATTAAATAATAAAATCAGCGCAATGACGCCAATTCGGTTTGTCGATATTAGAAAACATTGGATAACCATCTTACATAATAAGGTCGGCGTAAAACATGGCCGCATACTAAAAATATTCCCAGGGCACCGCGGTGGTTTTATACAAGCCGATAAACCGTATTATTTTCAATATAAAAATTTCTTTGGAAAATCTGATTTGTCTAAAGTTGGAGACAATGTGGATTTTGTTATAGTTGAGTCTTTTGACAAGAAAAAACAACAAAATACGGAAGAGGCTATTGCCATTATACCTATAAGAAAATAA
- the rnhC gene encoding ribonuclease HIII — MGKTYEYCYEEAIGISKLKDALSTAGIIILKETSIQHGTKFIFQNGAAIILYCSKSKTSKIYVEKETTEIIAFLENLCMQEKRIESIPIYASFTVHSDKFLDIKQAIISSFVTTEKPAKKDTITYILDVTEENYHITVTQFNSGKLLLQGLDSLLVDKIKEIINIYAPISNKEEALTYVAKEKQAETQKAIEQIIGFDEYCDKAKKALSTDAYDYLSLTDKKQIVTAFGLLQAIKENSIELPVYNPIVYPVAKAFEGFILKMMMDKRAFTLEEYQKNPEIANIGNWLRGEKFSKYIKDIRRDGAINKSLIAAWEGIRCLEMHSDPARNNDISDLITIEQAEMKIGAVCDAITTAYQVIIKNGYSEEQMLVHKSSVSTSNNEIKEIPILDCHIGTDESGKGDYFGPLVIAGVYVSKHEEKILAELGVRDSKNNSDSKNLGLAQKIRELLGKDKFSIICIGPERYNSLYEEMGKNLNRVLGWGHARAIENLLALNTCEHAIADQFGDETIINNALMEKGKQVKLLQTPKGERDIGVAAASILARARFLEELDKIEKTVKIPIAKGVNPVVEEAAKKIYFLGGIDKLKCFVKLHFKTTQKIIN; from the coding sequence ATGGGAAAAACGTATGAATATTGTTATGAAGAAGCAATTGGCATAAGTAAACTAAAGGATGCTTTGAGTACTGCGGGTATTATTATTCTCAAAGAAACATCAATTCAACATGGAACAAAATTTATTTTCCAAAATGGCGCTGCAATAATACTTTATTGTAGTAAGTCTAAAACTTCAAAAATTTATGTTGAAAAAGAAACCACTGAAATAATTGCTTTTCTAGAAAACTTGTGTATGCAAGAAAAACGAATTGAGTCCATTCCTATCTATGCTAGTTTTACTGTCCATTCTGATAAATTTTTAGATATTAAACAAGCAATCATAAGTTCATTTGTTACTACAGAGAAACCAGCAAAAAAAGATACAATTACTTATATTTTAGATGTAACAGAAGAAAATTATCATATAACAGTTACTCAGTTTAACTCAGGAAAATTGTTACTACAAGGGCTTGATTCTTTACTTGTAGATAAGATAAAAGAAATTATAAATATTTATGCTCCAATTTCTAACAAAGAAGAAGCCTTGACTTATGTTGCGAAAGAAAAACAAGCGGAAACTCAAAAAGCAATTGAACAAATTATTGGGTTTGACGAATATTGCGATAAAGCAAAAAAGGCGTTATCAACAGATGCTTATGACTATCTATCTTTAACAGATAAAAAACAAATAGTAACGGCATTTGGTCTTTTGCAAGCAATCAAAGAAAATTCTATTGAACTTCCTGTGTATAATCCTATAGTTTACCCTGTTGCTAAAGCCTTTGAGGGGTTTATATTAAAAATGATGATGGATAAACGGGCGTTTACATTAGAAGAATATCAAAAAAATCCAGAAATTGCTAATATCGGAAATTGGCTTAGAGGCGAAAAGTTTTCAAAGTATATTAAAGATATACGAAGGGATGGGGCAATCAATAAATCATTAATTGCGGCATGGGAAGGAATTCGCTGTTTGGAAATGCATTCAGATCCAGCCAGGAATAATGATATTTCAGATCTTATTACTATTGAGCAAGCAGAAATGAAAATTGGAGCGGTATGCGATGCTATTACTACGGCTTACCAGGTGATAATTAAAAATGGATATTCCGAAGAACAAATGCTTGTACATAAATCCTCTGTTTCAACAAGCAACAATGAGATTAAAGAAATTCCCATATTAGATTGTCATATTGGTACGGATGAATCTGGCAAGGGGGATTATTTTGGCCCTTTAGTTATTGCAGGAGTATATGTATCTAAACATGAAGAAAAAATACTTGCAGAGTTAGGTGTTAGAGATAGTAAAAATAATTCGGATAGTAAAAATTTAGGATTGGCTCAAAAAATACGTGAATTATTAGGAAAAGATAAATTTTCAATAATATGTATTGGACCAGAAAGGTATAACAGTTTATATGAAGAGATGGGAAAAAATTTAAATCGCGTGCTCGGATGGGGACACGCTAGAGCAATCGAAAATTTACTTGCTCTTAATACGTGTGAGCATGCAATAGCAGATCAGTTTGGTGATGAAACTATAATAAATAATGCTTTAATGGAAAAAGGGAAACAAGTTAAGTTATTGCAGACCCCAAAAGGAGAACGTGACATAGGAGTTGCTGCAGCATCAATTCTTGCAAGAGCTCGTTTTTTAGAAGAGTTAGATAAAATAGAAAAAACTGTTAAAATACCAATTGCAAAAGGAGTTAATCCCGTCGTTGAAGAAGCCGCAAAGAAAATTTATTTTTTGGGTGGAATAGATAAACTAAAATGTTTTGTTAAACTGCATTTTAAAACAACACAAAAGATTATTAATTAA
- a CDS encoding nucleotidyl transferase AbiEii/AbiGii toxin family protein → MQTILSQMLALYPTQSQSDEKNALTEVIQEVALCGLSRAGFFKDAAFYGGTALRIFYGLDRFSEDLDFSLIAPDADFELKKYFSVLESELHAVGLNFKVEEKVKTADSNIKSAFLKGNTKEHILSVYKDEQNATKINPSEVIKIKFEVDTNPPAFATFENKYRLLPSPYQVKLYDMPSLFAGKLHAVICRAWKTRVKGRDLYDYIFYLSRNVAVNMPHLKARLVDSGFIDKDFNLTCEALISMLNERFAAIDYEQAKQDVIPFIKDKTKLNIWSTEFFMEITKGLNA, encoded by the coding sequence ATGCAGACAATTTTAAGCCAAATGCTTGCCCTATATCCCACGCAGTCGCAAAGCGACGAAAAGAACGCACTGACCGAAGTCATACAGGAAGTCGCACTATGCGGACTTTCACGCGCAGGATTTTTCAAAGACGCCGCGTTTTACGGTGGAACGGCATTACGTATCTTTTATGGACTTGACCGATTTTCCGAAGACTTAGACTTTTCGCTAATAGCGCCCGACGCCGATTTTGAACTGAAAAAATATTTCTCGGTTTTGGAGAGCGAACTGCATGCCGTCGGACTGAATTTCAAGGTGGAAGAAAAGGTCAAGACAGCAGACTCCAATATCAAATCGGCTTTCCTGAAAGGCAACACCAAGGAACATATTTTAAGCGTTTACAAAGACGAACAGAACGCGACGAAAATCAATCCGTCCGAGGTAATTAAAATCAAGTTCGAGGTCGATACTAATCCCCCTGCTTTTGCGACGTTTGAAAACAAGTACCGATTGCTGCCGTCGCCCTATCAAGTAAAACTGTACGATATGCCATCACTGTTTGCGGGCAAACTCCACGCCGTCATCTGCCGTGCGTGGAAAACCCGTGTCAAAGGCAGGGACTTGTACGACTATATTTTCTATCTCTCGCGAAACGTTGCGGTCAATATGCCGCACCTAAAGGCAAGGCTCGTGGACTCCGGATTTATCGATAAGGATTTTAACCTTACCTGCGAAGCTCTGATTTCCATGCTGAACGAACGCTTCGCCGCAATCGACTACGAACAAGCCAAACAAGACGTAATCCCCTTTATCAAAGATAAAACCAAGTTGAACATTTGGAGTACGGAATTCTTTATGGAGATTACGAAAGGATTAAATGCTTAA
- a CDS encoding type IV toxin-antitoxin system AbiEi family antitoxin domain-containing protein, with translation MVLTFDSLALQFKDYTDVKGKIRREVQSGRLTQITRGLYETDARADGKYLAGAIYGPSYLSFDYVLSMCSLIPEAIFRTYTSATFRKGKAKQYDNAFGVFIYRDVPAAVYNLGVKIREENGYSYQIATPEKALCDKLYTISPVGSIKAMRVLLFDDLRVDESDFWQLNLDDIRQLAPLYKSTNHKYLAKLIDGGK, from the coding sequence ATGGTTTTAACGTTTGACAGTTTAGCATTACAATTCAAGGATTACACCGACGTGAAAGGGAAGATACGCCGCGAAGTACAATCCGGGCGATTGACGCAAATCACGCGAGGGTTATACGAAACCGACGCGCGTGCGGACGGCAAATATCTTGCGGGCGCAATCTACGGTCCGTCTTATCTTTCTTTCGATTATGTGCTGTCGATGTGTTCACTGATTCCCGAAGCGATTTTCCGGACTTACACGTCCGCAACGTTCCGTAAAGGCAAAGCAAAGCAGTACGACAACGCATTCGGCGTATTCATATACAGGGACGTCCCTGCCGCCGTCTACAATTTAGGCGTGAAAATTCGTGAAGAAAACGGTTATTCCTATCAGATCGCCACGCCTGAAAAAGCGCTGTGCGACAAACTGTACACCATATCACCCGTAGGTTCAATCAAGGCAATGCGGGTGTTACTGTTCGACGATTTGCGCGTCGATGAGAGCGACTTTTGGCAGTTGAACTTGGACGACATCAGACAGCTTGCGCCGCTTTACAAATCGACTAATCATAAATATCTTGCAAAGCTGATCGACGGAGGAAAATAA
- a CDS encoding HU family DNA-binding protein, with product MNKSDFIAKLAEDTAMKKSDAEKFLDAFVANVKEILISGDKLQLVGFGTFETKERSEKEGVNPATGEKITIAACKVPAFKPGKIFKEELNR from the coding sequence ATGAATAAAAGTGATTTCATCGCAAAACTTGCCGAAGATACCGCTATGAAAAAGAGCGATGCGGAAAAGTTTCTGGACGCGTTCGTTGCGAACGTCAAAGAGATTCTGATCAGCGGCGACAAATTGCAACTCGTCGGGTTCGGCACGTTCGAGACGAAAGAGCGCAGCGAAAAAGAGGGCGTAAATCCTGCTACGGGTGAAAAGATTACCATTGCAGCCTGCAAAGTTCCCGCTTTCAAGCCCGGGAAAATTTTTAAAGAAGAACTCAATCGCTGA
- a CDS encoding ATP-binding cassette domain-containing protein, translating into MIELKNVCYSVKDERTGEKQTILENVNLTFPEKSITVITGPNGSGKSTLIKLLMGIEKPTSGKIYFGNEEIQNKTITERAKLGFTIAFQQPVRFKGITVKKLLDVASGKKLTQNELCDCLSVVGLCARNYIDRTVDGTLSGGELKRIELAMTIAKGGEVFLLDEPEAGIDLWSFEDLVTLFKKLHDKTVIIVSHQNRILETADKIVLFEGDKTFLEGGRDEILCRITDRPNGCWKNVKEADNGQSR; encoded by the coding sequence ATGATCGAGCTCAAAAATGTGTGCTATTCCGTCAAGGACGAGAGGACGGGAGAAAAACAGACGATTCTGGAAAACGTAAATCTGACTTTTCCCGAAAAGAGCATTACCGTCATCACGGGCCCGAACGGGAGCGGTAAATCCACCCTCATCAAATTGCTGATGGGCATCGAAAAGCCGACTTCGGGTAAAATATATTTCGGAAACGAAGAAATTCAAAACAAAACTATTACCGAACGCGCGAAACTCGGCTTTACGATCGCATTTCAGCAGCCCGTACGTTTCAAGGGCATCACCGTAAAAAAACTTCTCGACGTTGCGAGCGGCAAAAAACTGACGCAGAACGAACTGTGCGACTGCCTCTCCGTTGTGGGGCTCTGCGCGCGCAATTATATCGACCGCACCGTAGACGGCACACTGTCGGGCGGGGAACTCAAACGCATCGAACTTGCCATGACCATCGCCAAGGGCGGCGAGGTGTTTTTGCTGGACGAGCCAGAAGCGGGCATCGATCTCTGGAGTTTCGAAGATCTCGTGACCTTATTCAAAAAATTGCACGACAAGACGGTCATCATCGTCAGCCATCAGAACCGTATTTTGGAAACCGCGGATAAAATAGTGCTGTTCGAGGGCGATAAAACTTTCCTCGAGGGCGGGCGCGACGAAATTTTATGCCGCATTACCGACCGTCCCAACGGATGCTGGAAAAACGTCAAGGAGGCTGACAATGGACAATCTCGATAA
- a CDS encoding SufB/SufD family protein translates to MDNLDKELLETIADLHGIPEGSFNIRKNGQLLARNSTADIEIVPKTDKDGIDIIVKAGVTNRSVHIPVLLTVGDFHDTVYNDFYIGEGADVTIVAGCGIHNDSACASEHDGIHTFYLSENSKVRYVEKHYASGNGEGKKVFDPVTYIFLKEGAEFVMESTQLGGVTYTDRKTVATVGKKARLVVKEKLLTDGEEVAKTSFRVLLKGRESSADIVSRSVAKGNSSQFFKSDMVGKNACFGHVECDGILLGGARIVSTPKIDAVSPEASLVHEAAVGKIAGEQLLKLMSLGLSEQEAEDMIIQGFLN, encoded by the coding sequence ATGGACAATCTCGATAAAGAACTGTTGGAAACCATTGCGGATCTGCACGGTATTCCCGAGGGAAGTTTCAATATCCGTAAAAACGGGCAGTTGTTGGCGCGCAATTCCACCGCAGACATCGAAATCGTTCCCAAAACGGATAAGGACGGCATTGATATCATCGTAAAGGCGGGCGTCACGAACAGATCTGTGCATATACCCGTATTGTTGACCGTTGGGGATTTCCATGACACCGTATACAACGATTTTTATATCGGCGAGGGAGCGGACGTGACTATCGTCGCGGGGTGCGGTATTCATAACGACAGCGCGTGCGCATCTGAACACGACGGCATCCACACCTTTTATCTTTCTGAAAATTCCAAAGTGCGCTATGTGGAAAAACATTACGCGTCGGGAAACGGTGAAGGAAAAAAGGTGTTCGATCCCGTGACCTATATTTTCTTGAAAGAAGGCGCGGAGTTCGTGATGGAATCCACGCAGTTGGGCGGCGTCACCTATACCGACCGCAAGACGGTTGCAACCGTAGGCAAAAAAGCGCGGCTCGTCGTCAAGGAGAAACTTCTCACAGACGGCGAAGAGGTGGCGAAAACTTCCTTCCGCGTTTTGTTGAAAGGGAGAGAGAGCAGCGCCGATATCGTCAGCCGCAGCGTAGCGAAGGGGAACAGTTCGCAGTTTTTCAAATCGGACATGGTGGGGAAAAACGCCTGTTTCGGGCATGTGGAATGCGACGGCATTCTTTTGGGCGGAGCGCGCATCGTTTCCACGCCGAAGATCGACGCGGTCAGCCCCGAAGCGAGCCTCGTACACGAGGCCGCCGTGGGCAAGATCGCGGGAGAACAACTTTTGAAACTGATGAGCCTGGGACTTTCCGAACAGGAAGCCGAGGACATGATCATTCAGGGTTTTTTGAATTAA
- a CDS encoding phosphatase produces MKAKIDTHTHTIASGHFTTDTATDLARAAKTAGLSVLAITDHSPSVPGSAKESYFRNLKYCEKTRFGVRILYGTEADVLDTEGTLGLRSDILEEMDIVIVSQHPPCFAPRSAKENTAALVAAVRTGKIDIVGHPDDEKYPLFAEELVRACADANTMIELNNASLTPGGYRGNAKERDAELLALCEKHKVVVAMGSDSHGAAHVGNFTYAEALIRECAFPENLLVNANEALFFSILKSHRKP; encoded by the coding sequence ATGAAAGCGAAGATCGACACACATACCCATACCATCGCGAGCGGTCATTTTACGACGGATACCGCGACGGACCTTGCCCGCGCCGCAAAAACGGCGGGACTGAGCGTCCTTGCGATCACCGATCATTCGCCTTCCGTTCCCGGCTCCGCAAAGGAAAGTTATTTCCGCAATCTCAAATATTGTGAAAAAACGCGCTTCGGCGTGCGCATCCTCTACGGCACCGAAGCGGACGTGCTCGATACCGAAGGCACGCTCGGGCTTCGAAGCGATATTCTGGAAGAAATGGATATCGTCATTGTGAGCCAGCACCCGCCCTGCTTTGCGCCCAGGAGCGCGAAGGAAAACACGGCGGCGCTCGTGGCGGCGGTGCGCACGGGTAAAATAGACATCGTGGGACATCCCGACGACGAAAAATATCCCCTTTTTGCCGAAGAACTCGTCAGAGCCTGCGCAGACGCGAATACGATGATCGAATTGAATAATGCTTCCCTGACGCCCGGCGGCTACCGCGGCAACGCGAAAGAGCGCGACGCCGAACTTCTGGCGTTGTGCGAAAAGCATAAAGTGGTCGTTGCTATGGGATCGGACAGTCACGGCGCGGCGCACGTGGGAAATTTTACCTACGCAGAGGCATTGATCCGCGAATGCGCTTTTCCCGAAAATTTACTCGTCAACGCGAACGAAGCGCTTTTCTTTTCGATATTGAAAAGCCATCGCAAACCTTAA